The Petrotoga sibirica DSM 13575 genome includes a window with the following:
- a CDS encoding TrlF family AAA-like ATPase: MSNFNFPKGSEWRKWDLQIHVPGSKHADQYSTKKGNDVWEKFIEYIKNSDITVFGITDYFSVVGYETFRDKIKNIEELKNKQFFPCVELRLDINVNIDSEQLQCHLIFDSNYDINKIKDFLAHLPLKNKMPNGAVAYCTEDDITACGGYDKISITKEKLEESLKSSFGNDRPFLIAGVASGMGSNRAIANSNIKKELSDIFDDFCDLFFGCEENREYYLNESRYENKSLKAKAKPVVSISDCHTLEDCKNRLGKKYSVPNNEEKDLERYGFSWIKADPNFEGLRQIIFEPFDRVAFGFEKPELKRPYYLIDKVRFLDNTGQGNFPSDAIEINQNLVTIIGGKSTGKSLLLYYIAKTIDRKEVETRFADLSEASQYDFDKSADFNFEVVWADGARMYLKNTKGSNGSDERKILYIPQNYLNRLSEESTGSRDTINKFVKDVLLQDETVRENYENKLTRIKGLTKLIPTNVADLYQIKQEIKEVEENIKQFGEENGIKTYIAQLKKEAEDIKSKSGLSNHEIKDYEALLEKETETTTSITVLSDDKKSLVSFKQNLMQQLKSLEKLYNEQSSYLGNDEIKKEFTKEFDRIGQLGTNLLTATDKVITYADSKIKTHQEELEKIKKELMPFMAKVKLQDELKKKNKAISDEQNKLNKINLEKKKLESKKDLYEKEKKYLIETYQQIFNVYGEVRNEFKRYENKFEDISLNVLVGFNEKVFNEEVIDAFLNKRDIKRNISSISWKDEYEYHFDPNKHLSFISEIFNAVVDEKIKTVRNRAAKDAAVKILENYFDLDFKISYKNDPLDKMSPGKKGLVLLRFLIDLSNEEWPILLDQPEDDLDNRSVYDDLVSFIKNKKKKRQIIIVTHNPNLVVGADAEQVIVANQEGQEKGRDNKKFKFEYISGALENSFELPEAKQKAILFRKGIRQHVCEVLEGGQIAFEKREKKYGFRIS, translated from the coding sequence ATGAGTAACTTCAACTTTCCAAAAGGTTCGGAATGGAGAAAATGGGATTTACAAATTCACGTTCCAGGATCTAAACATGCAGACCAGTACAGCACAAAAAAAGGTAATGATGTTTGGGAAAAATTTATTGAATATATCAAGAATTCTGATATAACTGTTTTTGGTATTACTGATTATTTTTCTGTCGTAGGTTACGAAACATTCCGGGATAAAATCAAAAATATTGAAGAATTGAAAAATAAGCAGTTTTTTCCTTGCGTCGAACTTCGACTGGATATCAACGTTAATATAGATTCAGAGCAATTACAATGCCATTTAATTTTTGATAGTAATTACGATATTAACAAAATAAAGGATTTTCTCGCTCATCTTCCTCTGAAGAATAAAATGCCAAACGGTGCTGTTGCTTATTGTACTGAGGATGACATTACAGCCTGTGGCGGTTACGATAAAATTAGTATCACGAAAGAAAAACTTGAAGAATCTTTAAAAAGTTCTTTTGGAAATGATCGCCCATTCTTAATCGCTGGTGTAGCCAGTGGTATGGGCAGTAATAGAGCAATTGCCAATTCAAACATCAAAAAGGAATTATCGGATATTTTCGATGATTTTTGCGATTTATTTTTTGGCTGTGAGGAAAATAGAGAATATTATCTAAACGAAAGTAGATATGAGAATAAAAGCTTAAAAGCAAAGGCGAAACCGGTCGTTTCTATTTCTGATTGCCATACTCTTGAGGATTGCAAGAATAGATTAGGGAAAAAATATTCAGTACCAAACAATGAGGAGAAAGACCTTGAAAGATACGGTTTTAGCTGGATAAAAGCCGATCCAAACTTTGAAGGCTTGAGACAGATTATTTTTGAACCATTTGATCGGGTTGCTTTTGGTTTCGAAAAACCGGAACTCAAAAGGCCTTACTATCTTATCGATAAAGTGCGATTTCTTGATAATACTGGACAGGGCAACTTTCCCTCTGATGCTATTGAAATAAACCAAAATTTGGTAACCATAATTGGCGGAAAATCAACGGGGAAGTCATTACTTCTTTACTACATAGCTAAAACAATTGACAGAAAAGAAGTAGAAACCAGGTTTGCCGACCTTTCCGAAGCTTCCCAATATGATTTTGATAAATCAGCTGATTTTAATTTTGAAGTGGTTTGGGCAGATGGTGCTAGAATGTATCTAAAAAACACGAAAGGCAGCAATGGTTCGGACGAAAGAAAAATTTTGTATATACCACAAAATTACCTTAACAGACTTTCGGAGGAAAGCACTGGAAGTCGCGACACTATAAACAAGTTCGTCAAAGATGTTCTTCTGCAAGATGAAACTGTCCGAGAAAATTATGAAAACAAACTTACGAGAATTAAGGGATTAACTAAATTAATACCTACCAATGTTGCAGATCTTTATCAAATAAAACAGGAAATTAAAGAGGTAGAAGAAAACATTAAGCAATTTGGTGAAGAGAATGGTATAAAAACATACATCGCCCAATTGAAAAAAGAAGCTGAGGATATCAAAAGTAAATCCGGGCTATCCAATCACGAAATCAAAGATTATGAAGCATTACTTGAAAAAGAAACAGAAACAACCACAAGCATTACTGTTTTATCTGACGATAAAAAGAGTCTCGTGTCTTTCAAACAAAATCTAATGCAGCAGTTAAAAAGTTTAGAGAAATTGTACAATGAACAGTCGTCTTATCTGGGTAATGATGAAATCAAAAAAGAATTCACAAAAGAATTTGATAGAATTGGGCAATTGGGAACCAATCTTTTAACAGCCACTGATAAAGTTATAACTTATGCCGATTCTAAGATTAAAACCCATCAGGAAGAGTTGGAAAAAATCAAAAAAGAGCTTATGCCGTTTATGGCAAAGGTTAAATTACAGGATGAGTTGAAAAAGAAGAATAAGGCCATAAGTGATGAGCAGAACAAGTTAAACAAAATAAACCTTGAAAAGAAAAAGCTTGAGTCAAAAAAGGATCTTTATGAAAAAGAGAAAAAGTATCTTATCGAAACCTATCAGCAAATTTTTAATGTCTACGGAGAGGTAAGAAATGAATTTAAGAGGTACGAAAATAAGTTTGAAGACATATCTTTAAATGTTTTGGTTGGATTTAATGAAAAGGTGTTCAATGAAGAAGTTATCGATGCTTTTTTAAACAAGAGGGATATAAAACGTAATATCAGCAGTATATCATGGAAAGACGAATACGAGTACCACTTCGATCCGAATAAACATCTCTCTTTCATCAGCGAAATTTTTAATGCTGTTGTAGATGAGAAAATAAAGACGGTGAGAAATAGAGCGGCAAAGGATGCCGCAGTAAAGATTTTAGAAAATTATTTTGATTTGGACTTTAAGATTTCATATAAAAACGATCCACTTGATAAAATGTCTCCTGGAAAGAAAGGACTTGTTCTTTTACGGTTCCTTATTGATTTAAGTAATGAAGAATGGCCGATACTTTTGGACCAGCCGGAAGACGATTTAGATAATAGATCGGTATATGATGATCTGGTTTCATTTATCAAAAATAAGAAAAAGAAACGGCAAATAATTATAGTTACACATAATCCTAATTTAGTTGTTGGAGCAGACGCTGAACAAGTTATTGTCGCAAATCAAGAAGGACAGGAAAAAGGGCGAGATAATAAAAAGTTCAAGTTTGAATATATTTCAGGAGCCTTAGAAAACTCCTTTGAGTTGCCAGAAGCTAAACAAAAAGCTATATTATTCAGGAAGGGTATCCGCCAACATGTTTGTGAAGTCCTGGAGGGAGGTCAGATAGCCTTTGAAAAAAGAGAAAAGAAATATGGATTTAGAATCAGTTGA
- a CDS encoding ATP-binding protein, whose protein sequence is MKKEKRNMDLESVESHTTEFKSSWRDEYLKWICAFANTDGGRLLIGVDDNGKPVGVEESKKLLEDLPNKLRDTLGIIPSVRLEKENGKEIIIIEVEHSYVPISYHGRFYVRSGSTIQELKGKDLTRFLISNSGKHWEEYIEENASIEDINNETIEKFKQIAIKRIPFVKDENEPIKVLEKLNLIKNGKLTRAALLLFGKNPKRFWTSSYIKVGKFLTDTDIISSDDIEGNLFEQVEKTMELLRTKYLISEIRFEGIYRKEELEYPEEALREAIINSVIHRDYIGPHTQLKIYPDKIILWNVGTLPKEIKVDELKKNHSSYPRNELLADVFFKAGLIEAWGRGTIKITDECKKAGLPEPEFKEEFGGFAVYFYKDIYIEDNLRKMGLNERQVKAVLYVKEKGRITNKEYQEIANVSRQMATIDLAEIVKKGVFARIGKAGKGVAYQLTKLTNK, encoded by the coding sequence TTGAAAAAAGAGAAAAGAAATATGGATTTAGAATCAGTTGAATCTCATACAACCGAATTCAAGTCCTCATGGCGGGACGAATATCTAAAATGGATTTGTGCCTTTGCAAATACCGATGGCGGAAGATTGCTCATCGGAGTTGATGATAATGGTAAGCCTGTTGGCGTCGAAGAATCTAAGAAATTACTTGAGGATTTACCCAATAAATTAAGAGATACCCTTGGCATTATACCAAGTGTCCGATTAGAAAAGGAAAACGGTAAGGAAATAATTATTATAGAAGTTGAGCATTCCTATGTACCAATTTCATATCATGGGAGATTTTATGTTAGAAGCGGAAGCACAATTCAGGAACTAAAAGGCAAGGACCTGACCAGGTTTCTAATATCCAACTCAGGCAAGCACTGGGAAGAGTATATTGAGGAAAATGCTTCTATTGAGGATATAAATAATGAGACAATTGAAAAATTCAAACAAATCGCGATAAAAAGAATTCCATTTGTGAAAGATGAAAATGAGCCGATAAAGGTGCTTGAGAAATTAAATTTGATTAAAAATGGTAAATTAACAAGGGCTGCCCTTTTACTATTCGGTAAAAATCCAAAAAGATTCTGGACAAGCTCCTATATAAAAGTGGGTAAATTCTTGACGGATACAGATATTATAAGTTCTGATGATATTGAAGGCAATCTCTTTGAACAGGTAGAAAAAACAATGGAGTTATTGCGGACAAAATATCTTATATCTGAAATAAGATTTGAAGGAATTTATCGTAAAGAAGAACTTGAATATCCAGAAGAAGCATTGAGAGAAGCCATAATTAATTCGGTTATACATAGAGATTATATCGGTCCACATACCCAGTTAAAAATTTATCCTGATAAAATAATTCTTTGGAATGTTGGCACACTTCCAAAAGAAATCAAGGTTGATGAATTAAAGAAAAACCATTCATCTTATCCAAGAAATGAGTTATTGGCAGATGTATTTTTCAAAGCTGGACTAATAGAGGCTTGGGGCAGAGGAACAATAAAAATTACAGATGAATGTAAAAAAGCTGGACTGCCAGAACCAGAATTTAAAGAAGAGTTTGGCGGTTTTGCAGTCTATTTCTATAAAGACATTTATATTGAAGATAATTTAAGAAAAATGGGGTTAAATGAAAGGCAAGTCAAAGCAGTTTTGTATGTAAAAGAAAAGGGAAGGATTACGAATAAGGAATATCAGGAAATTGCTAATGTATCTAGGCAAATGGCAACTATTGATCTCGCAGAAATTGTGAAGAAGGGGGTATTTGCAAGGATTGGAAAAGCAGGCAAGGGAGTTGCCTACCAATTGACTAAATTGACTAATAAATGA
- a CDS encoding type II toxin-antitoxin system RelE/ParE family toxin, which translates to MGEREKDLQELSPKQLKEEIIKALENPPFPIFKRSLKKINNRDLLLKILQSVLEINYDYTIGEMKTGNLRGIRTYKFIHDRVYYRLSYWVENDGRITITYIDIMKREDSYDNLKKYFQSRKSLLKQINENGR; encoded by the coding sequence ATGGGAGAAAGAGAAAAAGACTTGCAAGAATTATCCCCAAAACAGTTAAAAGAGGAAATAATAAAAGCTCTTGAAAATCCACCTTTCCCAATCTTCAAACGCTCATTGAAAAAAATAAACAATAGGGACCTTCTATTAAAAATATTGCAATCAGTCTTGGAAATAAATTATGATTACACAATAGGTGAAATGAAAACAGGAAACTTAAGAGGAATCAGGACGTACAAATTCATACATGATAGAGTATATTACCGGTTATCGTATTGGGTAGAAAATGATGGGAGAATAACAATAACTTATATAGACATAATGAAAAGAGAAGATAGTTATGATAATTTAAAAAAATACTTTCAATCAAGAAAATCTTTATTGAAACAAATAAATGAAAATGGGAGGTAA
- a CDS encoding type II toxin-antitoxin system HicB family antitoxin, with product MVPVLPGCVTHGDTIEEAIKMAKEAIQLYIESLQEHREEIPSEDETIEYTITVEI from the coding sequence ATAGTCCCTGTTCTTCCAGGCTGTGTCACACACGGGGATACAATAGAAGAAGCAATAAAAATGGCGAAAGAAGCTATTCAATTATACATAGAAAGCTTGCAAGAACACAGAGAAGAGATACCTTCTGAAGATGAAACTATAGAGTACACAATAACAGTGGAAATTTAA